In a genomic window of candidate division WOR-3 bacterium:
- the lipB gene encoding lipoyl(octanoyl) transferase LipB gives MKNLNILLLGKKDYKEVWDFQKELVEKRKKDFIPDTLIICEHFPVYTTGSKGNLNNLLVDENFLKVKGIPLYHIERGGDITYHGPGQLVSYPIIKLDDVLKSIRKFVYNLEEVMIKVLMDFGIKGERKDKNIGVFVNGKKIGSIGVAVRNSVTFHGLAFNINMDLSPFKWIKPCGLDVEMTDISKEKKKDIKVEDVIPGFIEKFKEVFGYN, from the coding sequence ATGAAAAATTTGAATATTTTATTACTTGGGAAAAAAGATTATAAAGAAGTCTGGGATTTTCAAAAGGAACTTGTAGAGAAAAGAAAAAAGGATTTTATACCCGATACACTTATAATCTGTGAACATTTTCCAGTTTATACAACAGGTTCAAAAGGTAATTTAAATAATTTACTTGTAGATGAAAATTTTTTAAAAGTAAAAGGAATTCCTCTTTATCATATAGAAAGGGGAGGTGATATAACTTATCATGGTCCGGGTCAGCTTGTTTCATATCCAATTATTAAATTGGATGATGTTTTAAAAAGTATAAGAAAATTTGTTTATAACCTTGAAGAAGTTATGATAAAGGTTCTGATGGATTTTGGTATAAAAGGTGAAAGAAAAGATAAAAATATAGGTGTTTTTGTTAACGGGAAAAAAATAGGATCAATAGGTGTTGCTGTAAGGAATAGTGTTACTTTTCATGGTCTTGCTTTCAATATCAATATGGATCTTTCACCCTTCAAGTGGATCAAACCCTGTGGTCTTGATGTGGAAATGACAGATATATCAAAGGAAAAGAAAAAAGATATAAAAGTAGAAGATGTAATTCCAGGTTTTATTGAAAAATTTAAAGAGGTTTTTGGGTATAACTGA
- a CDS encoding transcription antitermination factor NusB produces MKNLKRFLGITEERVIAFKILEKVLEEDSFLLPQIIYHSLNLEPKKRKFLQKLCFETLKNLIYIDHIIKNFYSGKFKKLEPSVRTILRASLTELIILKRKPYAVCDSWTEIAKKENFAASKLVNGILRNVLRRGPPDSKEPWINFSIPKWLYKKLKRDFGENFALNFCKWFHSDPPYYFRVCFNNNEEEIRKIIEEKYKEKGFFLSKLSFPPYAYKSFYHPWEVGLDENLYYVQDFSSQSVMHYKDFEKGIYLWDMTSAPGGKSLYLSFILKNDVKILASELRKKRAKILKENFLKYRINGYVINTDATLFFPKKEFDLVIIDAPCSGLGTIRKKPEILLRMNLEKINELRKLQEKLIDNAYNALKKGGYLFYITCTILKEENEEQIKKALEKYNFEIIEPRVPFFLIKDKYFFCNGIEMDSDFMFASMLKKI; encoded by the coding sequence TTGAAAAATTTAAAGAGGTTTTTGGGTATAACTGAAGAAAGAGTTATTGCTTTTAAGATTCTTGAAAAAGTTCTTGAAGAGGACTCTTTTCTTTTACCGCAAATAATATACCATTCTTTGAATCTTGAACCTAAAAAAAGAAAATTTCTTCAAAAGTTATGTTTTGAAACTTTAAAGAATTTAATTTATATTGACCATATTATTAAGAATTTTTATAGTGGAAAATTTAAAAAACTTGAGCCAAGTGTCAGAACTATTTTAAGGGCATCCCTTACAGAACTTATTATTTTAAAAAGGAAGCCCTATGCAGTTTGTGATTCATGGACAGAGATAGCAAAAAAAGAGAATTTTGCTGCTTCAAAACTTGTTAATGGAATTTTAAGAAATGTATTAAGAAGAGGTCCCCCTGATTCTAAAGAGCCCTGGATAAATTTTTCTATTCCAAAGTGGTTATATAAAAAATTGAAAAGAGATTTTGGGGAAAATTTTGCCTTAAATTTCTGTAAATGGTTTCATTCTGACCCTCCCTATTATTTCAGGGTTTGTTTTAATAATAATGAAGAAGAGATAAGAAAAATAATAGAGGAGAAGTATAAAGAGAAAGGATTTTTTCTATCAAAACTCAGTTTTCCTCCTTATGCCTATAAAAGTTTTTATCATCCCTGGGAAGTAGGTTTAGATGAAAACTTATATTATGTTCAGGATTTTTCTTCCCAGAGTGTTATGCATTATAAGGACTTTGAAAAGGGAATTTATTTATGGGATATGACCTCTGCTCCTGGTGGAAAAAGCTTATATTTAAGTTTTATTTTAAAAAATGATGTTAAAATTTTAGCAAGTGAATTAAGAAAGAAAAGAGCAAAAATTCTGAAAGAAAATTTTTTAAAATACAGGATAAATGGATATGTTATAAATACTGATGCTACCCTTTTTTTTCCAAAAAAAGAATTTGACCTTGTAATAATTGACGCTCCCTGTTCAGGACTTGGAACAATCAGAAAAAAACCAGAAATACTTTTAAGAATGAATTTGGAGAAAATTAATGAACTAAGAAAATTGCAGGAAAAGTTAATTGATAATGCTTATAATGCTTTAAAAAAAGGCGGCTATCTTTTTTATATAACCTGTACTATATTGAAAGAAGAAAACGAAGAGCAGATAAAAAAGGCACTTGAAAAATATAATTTTGAAATAATTGAACCCCGGGTCCCATTTTTTTTAATTAAAGATAAATATTTCTTCTGTAATGGAATAGAAATGGATTCAGATTTCATGTTTGCTTCTATGCTAAAAAAAATATAA
- a CDS encoding AIR synthase related protein, which yields MELKEGKLPLNLLEKYLKILPLSSDKIKIKPGPGADSSVIEIGDYYLVITQDPITFTEKDIGYYAVMVNINDVLCMGAKPEYFLFTLLLPKGISNEKILKIFKEVTKVCRKYNISVIGGHTEITPELKRIIISGTMIGLREKNKGLFPKKVNKGDYLLCVKEVPIEGISIIVKEKEEELKKIIDEKLLKKFKNYHKKPGIGIIEEALLLLENQDVLALHDPTEGGILNGIYEFCEFLNLGVIVYEDKIPVIKDAESIFKYFGIDPLKTISSGALLVAVKREGINGVINLLKSRKIIFSLIGEFKDPKYGKWMIDKKNNKLKIISFQDEISKIF from the coding sequence ATGGAATTAAAAGAAGGAAAACTTCCCCTAAATTTACTTGAAAAATATTTAAAAATTTTACCTTTAAGTTCAGATAAGATTAAAATAAAACCAGGTCCAGGTGCTGATTCTTCAGTAATTGAAATAGGTGATTATTATCTTGTGATCACTCAGGATCCAATAACTTTTACTGAAAAAGATATAGGTTATTATGCTGTAATGGTGAATATTAATGATGTTTTATGTATGGGTGCAAAACCTGAATATTTTCTTTTTACTCTACTTCTTCCAAAAGGGATAAGTAATGAAAAAATTTTAAAAATTTTTAAAGAGGTCACAAAAGTGTGCAGAAAATACAATATCTCAGTAATTGGAGGTCATACTGAGATAACACCTGAGCTTAAAAGAATTATAATTTCCGGAACAATGATAGGATTAAGAGAAAAAAATAAAGGTTTATTTCCTAAAAAAGTAAATAAAGGTGATTATCTTTTATGTGTTAAGGAGGTCCCAATTGAAGGAATTTCAATAATAGTAAAAGAAAAAGAAGAAGAATTGAAAAAAATTATTGATGAAAAATTACTGAAGAAATTTAAAAATTATCACAAAAAACCAGGGATCGGAATTATAGAAGAAGCCCTTTTGCTTTTAGAAAATCAGGATGTTCTTGCTTTGCATGACCCAACGGAAGGCGGAATATTGAATGGAATTTATGAGTTTTGTGAATTTTTAAATCTTGGTGTTATTGTTTATGAAGATAAAATACCTGTAATAAAGGATGCAGAAAGTATTTTTAAATACTTTGGTATTGACCCTTTAAAAACGATATCATCAGGAGCTCTTCTTGTTGCAGTTAAAAGAGAAGGTATTAATGGTGTAATAAATTTACTTAAATCAAGAAAAATTATTTTCAGTTTAATTGGAGAGTTTAAAGATCCAAAATATGGGAAATGGATGATTGATAAAAAGAATAATAAATTAAAAATTATATCCTTTCAGGATGAAATTTCAAAAATCTTTTAA
- a CDS encoding cytochrome c3 family protein yields the protein MKKNIYIFIFLFPAIIFALDYPHNNNSPIKDWDVTCRSCHDIHNASYPYLGKVNGNYNMCYTLCHNPTGDAKNFVIEESKKANPGSGGIHHSFDVPGDNAGYDASTSNAQYKNYYVNIGIDAYKLTCSTCHEQHNHNGGVPFLVNSSETMCRDCHSARNQNIPPYTSHPVGVTIPSNPYYHNPQNLPLVDGNQVGCMTCHDIHYAYSDTSVYGTSTSGTTTSLTDNTKNWPTNKFIGWIIKIYPNVNDTGNWYQIRVITSNTSNTINWSEPLYGSGISSGNRYVIKRTGTGNGYLLNQAMHKSPMNNLCTNCHSCALCHDPSDVAQIGSHFTNINTLWPGGQYGSDYAYIDLNGNLLPPARKSEATTNSPLPSYLRNSCFNCHWPHGWKIPNTSQKYIKLLVDKEEFLCFTCHDFNGPSTKNIKSKFDNPIRWVTAAVGPNNNLNLNDRHDIQDEAQSRSKAKIECTDCHDPHRANGTMPLKKDPDPTDGRVPGTGQVLPGADFLTEWCLDCHDGSFPPTITPPQTPLVDIRNAYINNDVHGAKNGSPTLKPGYGWASNQIVPCAACHEKKHMSNKHELFQVRDTIFSRDGTIPIPDDDGQLGSGYDILDNNIRNTEINGYDFCNTCHRGSMGSNRSNCFASGCHHHGDKF from the coding sequence ATGAAAAAGAATATTTACATTTTTATTTTTCTTTTTCCAGCAATAATATTTGCCTTAGATTATCCTCATAATAACAATTCTCCAATAAAAGACTGGGATGTAACCTGTAGATCCTGTCATGACATACATAATGCAAGTTATCCTTACCTTGGAAAAGTTAACGGGAATTACAATATGTGTTATACTCTGTGTCACAACCCCACAGGAGACGCAAAGAATTTTGTAATTGAAGAAAGTAAAAAAGCAAATCCAGGATCAGGAGGTATTCACCACTCTTTTGATGTTCCTGGAGATAATGCAGGCTACGATGCAAGCACTTCCAATGCTCAATACAAAAATTATTATGTAAATATAGGTATTGATGCATATAAATTAACCTGCTCAACCTGCCATGAACAGCATAACCATAATGGAGGTGTTCCTTTCCTTGTAAACTCATCAGAAACAATGTGCAGGGATTGTCATTCTGCAAGAAATCAAAACATACCACCATATACATCCCACCCTGTAGGTGTAACAATACCCTCAAATCCCTATTACCATAACCCACAAAATTTACCTCTTGTAGATGGTAATCAAGTTGGATGTATGACATGTCATGATATTCATTATGCTTATTCTGATACAAGTGTTTATGGAACAAGCACTTCTGGAACAACTACATCATTAACAGATAACACAAAGAACTGGCCTACAAACAAATTTATAGGATGGATTATAAAAATTTATCCAAATGTTAATGATACAGGAAACTGGTATCAGATAAGAGTGATAACATCAAATACTTCAAATACAATTAACTGGTCAGAACCATTATATGGATCAGGAATTTCTTCTGGAAACAGATATGTAATTAAAAGGACAGGAACTGGTAACGGTTATCTTTTAAATCAGGCTATGCATAAATCTCCTATGAACAACCTTTGCACAAACTGTCATAGTTGTGCTTTGTGTCATGATCCATCGGATGTCGCCCAAATAGGATCCCATTTTACTAATATTAACACTCTCTGGCCAGGTGGTCAATATGGTTCTGATTATGCATATATTGACTTAAATGGAAATCTATTACCCCCAGCAAGAAAAAGTGAAGCAACAACAAATTCTCCTTTACCGAGTTATTTGAGAAACTCATGTTTTAACTGTCACTGGCCACATGGATGGAAAATTCCGAACACTTCACAAAAATATATAAAGCTCTTAGTTGATAAAGAGGAATTTTTATGTTTTACATGTCATGATTTTAACGGACCTTCTACAAAAAATATAAAGTCAAAATTTGATAATCCTATAAGATGGGTAACAGCAGCAGTTGGTCCCAATAATAATTTAAATCTAAATGATAGACATGATATTCAGGATGAAGCCCAATCAAGGTCAAAAGCAAAAATAGAATGCACAGATTGTCATGACCCGCACAGAGCAAATGGAACAATGCCACTAAAAAAAGACCCTGACCCAACTGATGGAAGAGTCCCTGGGACAGGACAGGTTTTACCAGGAGCAGATTTTCTTACAGAATGGTGTCTTGATTGCCATGATGGAAGTTTTCCACCTACCATAACACCACCCCAAACTCCTTTAGTTGATATAAGAAATGCCTATATAAATAATGATGTCCATGGAGCAAAAAATGGAAGCCCCACTCTTAAACCGGGTTATGGATGGGCAAGTAACCAGATTGTTCCCTGTGCGGCCTGTCATGAGAAAAAACATATGTCTAACAAACATGAACTTTTTCAGGTAAGAGACACAATTTTTTCGCGTGATGGAACAATACCAATTCCTGATGACGATGGACAATTAGGAAGTGGGTATGACATTCTGGATAACAATATAAGGAATACAGAAATTAATGGATACGATTTCTGTAATACCTGTCATAGAGGTTCAATGGGTAGTAATAGGTCAAACTGTTTTGCATCTGGATGCCATCATCATGGAGATAAATTTTAA
- a CDS encoding T9SS type A sorting domain-containing protein: MIILIIFNIFYNASIGYKGLASDFSNNGRELWVSFPIENKILNYETEIEINIKQPNVILNKNEFLYIVNNSDDIIHVYRNKIFSHNIKLPQGDYVSGFISGNSLFLLSREPSSIIRVNEDKVFTVIPISSYKPIDFRFYKDKFYILDRKGPAPNLRIMVFDKEGNYLATLVEIPKNLGGGIEIAEIDRKDLLFVTNSLMGKVYIYSLTPFAKIDSFGTYGDSIYEFKAPTKIKFIDNKLYILNQRNSRIDIFTFQNIYTTGISEKIGEPFDNIKILNNNLHLNLKIPDGNYTIHVFSLDGRKVMKIDNIKTINGLLKKEIPLSLKKGIYFVIIKEKEGKFIIQKGVNLK, encoded by the coding sequence ATGATTATCTTAATCATATTTAATATATTTTATAATGCAAGTATAGGTTATAAGGGATTAGCTTCTGATTTTTCAAACAACGGTAGAGAATTATGGGTTTCATTTCCAATTGAAAATAAAATCCTTAACTATGAAACAGAAATTGAAATAAACATAAAACAACCTAATGTGATACTTAATAAAAATGAATTTTTATACATTGTAAATAACTCGGATGATATAATTCATGTTTACAGAAATAAAATATTTTCCCATAATATAAAATTGCCTCAAGGAGATTATGTTTCAGGATTTATTTCAGGTAATTCACTTTTCCTATTAAGCAGGGAACCCTCAAGTATAATAAGAGTAAATGAAGATAAAGTTTTTACAGTTATACCTATTAGCTCCTATAAGCCGATAGATTTCAGGTTTTATAAAGATAAATTTTATATCCTGGACAGAAAAGGACCAGCACCTAATTTAAGAATAATGGTTTTTGACAAAGAAGGTAATTATCTTGCTACTTTAGTTGAAATACCCAAAAACTTAGGAGGCGGAATAGAAATAGCAGAAATAGATAGAAAAGACCTCCTGTTTGTTACTAATTCTCTTATGGGCAAAGTTTATATTTATTCCTTAACTCCCTTTGCAAAAATAGATTCCTTTGGAACTTATGGTGATTCCATTTATGAGTTCAAAGCACCCACTAAAATTAAATTTATAGATAATAAACTCTATATTTTAAATCAAAGGAATTCAAGAATAGATATCTTTACCTTTCAAAACATTTATACAACCGGAATATCAGAGAAAATTGGAGAACCCTTTGATAATATAAAAATTTTAAACAACAATCTTCATTTAAATCTAAAGATTCCAGATGGCAATTACACTATTCATGTATTCTCTTTAGATGGAAGAAAAGTTATGAAAATTGATAATATCAAAACTATAAATGGCTTACTTAAAAAAGAAATTCCCCTATCTTTAAAGAAAGGAATTTATTTTGTTATAATCAAAGAAAAAGAGGGTAAGTTTATAATTCAAAAGGGGGTTAACCTGAAATGA
- a CDS encoding MFS transporter: protein MSRLKEIIFISIARGFSAAAFSISIPFLNIYLYSVRGVPMKIIGLLVGTASLLGAFSRIFAGFLGDRLGCKNIMILGLLSRFFAFLFFTIFIVFKVHPLLFLIGFILNSLGFSFFQIGSDSYVGVYLPPKDRPGAFGVIRIGTNLGFALGPAVGGFLSSLSYLLLFSLSSLFSLLVIPLIQFGVICPKIPVLNKSPFLKEIKDIFEDKFFLIYLFSSYLIFTLAGQMISTLSVFAKERGLSNIYIGYLYTINGLSVVFLQILFTKFSEKLGIKRALLTGIFLYILGYFLFSFARNFIDFAIFVFIFTSGEMFTLPLLTTVVTIYAKEEKKSLYIGFLGLFEGLGWASAPVYGGIILDLFIKTPLIMWGIIVIPGIISFIILMKFLNYEKMVK from the coding sequence ATGTCAAGATTAAAAGAAATAATTTTTATTTCAATAGCAAGGGGTTTTTCTGCTGCTGCTTTCTCTATTTCGATCCCTTTTTTGAACATTTATCTTTATTCAGTGAGAGGAGTTCCTATGAAAATTATAGGTCTTCTTGTTGGAACAGCTTCTCTATTAGGTGCTTTCTCAAGAATTTTCGCAGGTTTTTTAGGAGATAGGTTGGGTTGCAAAAATATAATGATTTTGGGTCTTTTATCAAGGTTTTTTGCTTTTTTATTTTTTACTATTTTTATAGTTTTTAAAGTCCATCCTTTATTATTTTTAATAGGTTTTATTCTCAATTCTCTTGGTTTTTCCTTTTTTCAAATTGGTTCTGATTCTTATGTTGGTGTTTATTTACCTCCAAAAGATAGACCGGGAGCTTTTGGAGTTATAAGAATTGGAACAAATTTAGGTTTTGCTCTTGGTCCTGCTGTAGGAGGTTTTTTATCTTCCTTATCATATTTGCTTTTATTTTCTTTATCTTCCTTATTTTCTCTTTTAGTTATACCTTTAATTCAATTTGGTGTTATTTGTCCAAAGATACCTGTTTTGAATAAAAGTCCATTTTTAAAAGAAATAAAAGATATCTTTGAGGACAAATTTTTTTTAATTTATTTATTTTCTTCTTATTTAATTTTTACCTTAGCAGGTCAGATGATTTCAACTTTATCTGTTTTTGCAAAGGAAAGAGGATTATCAAATATTTATATAGGATACTTATACACAATAAATGGGCTTTCAGTTGTTTTTTTACAGATTTTATTTACAAAATTTTCTGAGAAGTTAGGTATAAAAAGAGCTTTACTTACAGGAATTTTTCTTTATATTCTTGGATATTTTCTATTTTCCTTTGCAAGAAATTTTATTGATTTTGCTATATTTGTTTTTATTTTCACTTCCGGTGAGATGTTTACTCTTCCACTTTTAACGACAGTTGTGACAATTTATGCTAAGGAAGAAAAGAAAAGTTTATATATAGGATTTCTTGGACTTTTTGAGGGGCTTGGATGGGCGAGTGCACCTGTATATGGAGGTATTATTCTTGATTTATTTATAAAAACTCCTTTAATTATGTGGGGAATTATTGTTATTCCAGGGATAATTTCCTTTATAATTCTTATGAAATTTTTAAATTATGAAAAAATGGTTAAATAG